In Pungitius pungitius chromosome 2, fPunPun2.1, whole genome shotgun sequence, a single window of DNA contains:
- the zgc:162144 gene encoding RD3 domain-containing protein, which translates to MAMFPWSAVFSLEPKVPGQRSSEELVTNTLMLELGAMVKRTERIRLERATEGRRRRRSSTSSAADYSWLATAPTPQPYELTPNDLLELQGLCVKVPPAQCGPLIVRFRRLVSEMEPDVHEVPRVFRSVLRECTDESNAGEDAQARAGRQQRSKSLSLVTFRSKFRTGQLFGGGGTRGSRGNLDQQVDWYDEEDAEGGEEEEEEEAIKARARKGRSRSMPEISPVEQSAQGRRRQQIR; encoded by the exons ATGGCG ATGTTTCCTTggtcagctgttttctccctgGAGCCTAAAGTGCCCGGCCAGCGCAGCTCGGAGGAGTTGGTAACCAACACCCTGATGTTGGAGCTGGGGGCCATGGTGAAGCGCACCGAGCGAATCCGCCTGGAGCGGGCGACGGagggtcgccgccgccgccgcagctccacctcctccgcgGCCGACTACAGCTGGCTGGCCACCGCCCCGACCCCGCAGCCCTACGAGCTGACCCCCAACGacctgctggagctgcagggcCTCTGTGTCAAGGTGCCGCCGGCACAGTGCGGCCCTCTGATCGTCAG GTTCAGGCGGCTGGTGTCGGAGATGGAGCCCGACGTGCACGAGGTGCCCCGAGTGTTTCGCTCGGTGCTGCGCGAGTGCACGGACGAGTCGAACGCAGGCGAGGACGCGCAGGCGCGAGCCGGGAGGCAGCAGCGCAGCAAGAGCCTCTCGCTCGTCACCTTCCGAAGCAAGTTCCGCACGGGTCAGCTGTTCGGGGGCGGCGGAACGAGGGGCTCCAGGGGCAACCTGGACCAGCAGGTGGACTGgtacgacgaggaggacgccgaaggtggggaggaggaggaggaggaggaggccatcaAGGCCCGggcgaggaagggaaggagcaggagcaTGCCGGAGATCAGCCCCGTGGAGCAGAGTGCCCAGGG